The following coding sequences are from one Arcobacter nitrofigilis DSM 7299 window:
- a CDS encoding motility protein A, producing the protein MDKTTVGGIGAGWALIALAIMLGGVGFGPYIDIPSVAIVFGGTIAVTAGQFQPSELKRVGAGFKIAMNESKVEPLPELIEKIIFYATEVKKHGVMQIEQKVLTESNAFFKEAFQLLVDGTKPDVLVPLLELKLEHMDKRHTSLIGVFSNIGGTAGSMGMIGTLVGLVAMLANLSDPAAVGPAMAVALITTLYGALIGTLIAGLIESKLDQKHKTEVTACEVIITGTSMIAAEESIGNIKMKLNAILVETPQ; encoded by the coding sequence ATGGATAAGACTACAGTTGGAGGAATTGGCGCTGGTTGGGCACTAATTGCTCTTGCAATTATGCTTGGTGGAGTTGGATTTGGTCCATATATTGATATTCCATCAGTTGCTATTGTATTTGGTGGAACTATTGCTGTAACTGCTGGGCAATTTCAACCAAGTGAGTTAAAAAGAGTTGGTGCTGGATTTAAGATTGCTATGAATGAATCAAAAGTTGAACCACTCCCTGAGTTAATCGAAAAAATTATTTTTTATGCAACTGAAGTAAAAAAACATGGCGTTATGCAAATAGAACAAAAAGTTTTAACTGAATCAAATGCTTTTTTTAAAGAGGCATTTCAATTGCTTGTAGATGGTACTAAGCCTGATGTATTAGTGCCTTTGTTAGAGTTAAAGTTAGAGCATATGGATAAAAGACATACTTCTTTAATAGGTGTTTTTTCAAATATTGGTGGAACAGCTGGTTCTATGGGTATGATTGGAACACTTGTTGGTCTTGTTGCTATGCTTGCTAACCTCTCTGATCCAGCTGCAGTTGGTCCTGCAATGGCAGTTGCTTTGATTACAACATTATACGGTGCCTTAATTGGTACTTTAATAGCTGGATTAATTGAGTCAAAATTAGATCAAAAACATAAAACTGAAGTAACAGCATGTGAAGTGATAATTACTGGTACTTCAATGATTGCAGCAGAAGAATCAATAGGTAATATAAAAATGAAATTAAATGCAATTTTAGTTGAAACTCCTCAATGA
- a CDS encoding FliM/FliN family flagellar motor switch protein, whose product MASDLSNILRDELSNTLEQLLSQPTKCENVEKADFSKVDSSQCVEIDVKFEFKNISSTWNFFIPTSSAARFEYLMLGGTGDLKEHIDDEITDAINEIVSNICGSISTSVNAQGFPDISGLKHEILGSKIIECNGKENNDNTFSFKLNLDNKISEVIISFDDVILPFLSEITGKEADAASNNESSSQGFPSLPTSNGIDSLLSDESSKNLKLLFDIKLKLSVRLGTKLFLLKDILKWDIGEIIELEQMVNEPLDILVNGIKIGEGEAVIVEGKFGLKIKNIGNDSSRLSQLGLG is encoded by the coding sequence TTGGCATCAGATTTATCAAATATTTTAAGAGATGAACTATCTAACACTTTAGAACAGTTACTCTCTCAACCAACCAAATGTGAAAATGTTGAAAAAGCTGACTTTTCTAAAGTTGATTCTTCTCAGTGTGTTGAAATTGACGTAAAGTTTGAATTTAAGAATATTTCATCAACTTGGAATTTTTTTATTCCAACTTCTAGTGCAGCAAGATTTGAGTATTTGATGCTTGGTGGAACAGGAGATTTAAAAGAACATATTGATGATGAAATTACAGATGCAATAAATGAAATAGTTTCAAATATATGTGGAAGTATCTCAACATCAGTAAATGCACAAGGTTTTCCAGATATCTCAGGGCTTAAGCATGAAATTCTTGGATCTAAGATTATTGAATGTAATGGGAAAGAAAATAATGATAATACTTTCTCCTTTAAACTAAATTTAGATAATAAAATATCTGAGGTAATTATCTCTTTTGATGACGTTATACTTCCTTTTCTTTCAGAAATAACTGGAAAAGAAGCAGATGCTGCTTCAAACAATGAGAGTTCTTCTCAAGGTTTCCCATCTTTACCTACTTCTAATGGCATCGATTCTTTATTATCTGATGAATCCTCAAAAAATCTTAAACTTCTTTTTGATATAAAGTTAAAGTTAAGTGTTAGACTTGGAACAAAACTATTTTTATTAAAAGATATTTTAAAGTGGGATATTGGAGAAATTATAGAATTAGAACAAATGGTTAATGAACCTTTAGATATTTTGGTAAATGGAATTAAAATAGGGGAAGGTGAAGCTGTTATTGTTGAAGGAAAGTTTGGTTTAAAAATTAAGAATATTGGAAATGACTCATCTAGATTAAGTCAATTAGGATTAGGATAA
- a CDS encoding tetratricopeptide repeat protein encodes MKKNQKMLSQQVEFNNAVLLLEKGEYLKAIDILKDTSKFLKIPSYLNIGIAYYKLNSIHNAKVYLERIYSHEAAITEDTYSYMSACYYLYLISNNQKFLKKIIQLAKTKKDLSEHSKRLIADTFIILKDYKMALSLLETMDYASDFKKGLLLIKLKDYEKANLLLTKAYESIVNLNTKDKILWFMVFSNLKSNNLEKLNDNLDLIQERKSSFEVNKELELKMFFNKNKYTPDEYFKFITKFDLNRKIDYIYYFAPYIFSDNEEIMYDSTKGFIFKDKSSLDNLDDMISYNASFLKLIKKDPIQKVAELKKMLNKDTKSYIYYNLALSYAQIDDFYNALKYFEQATKLNPGNKLYSAMTLITAIRSNATISDKDYLETNIKLKKGMYQYFGQKIYNLIINDKIGTSVEPKHYSKTIFYEALNFLPKFIDGTASLDDPLVKDNFKEPLTFLLKEVIKRKNENNFTYFSRLQDTVPLKINNNFLDGSILITQYYIDLLKALGLFDKADFSMESNITPTYLRTKALKLLYDGYPKKALNLIETLQSEYKLEDKYTMYLVVACYLDDNRYNDASVQISLIKGLLNDSDADFLTGVQLIQELKINSAKQFFLKPYLDDMIDFKIEGFDKFLESL; translated from the coding sequence TTGAAAAAAAATCAAAAAATGTTATCTCAACAAGTAGAATTTAACAATGCTGTTCTTCTTTTAGAAAAAGGTGAATATTTAAAAGCTATAGATATTTTAAAAGATACTTCTAAGTTTTTAAAAATACCTTCATATTTAAACATAGGAATTGCATATTATAAGTTAAACTCTATTCATAATGCAAAAGTATATTTAGAAAGAATTTATTCACATGAGGCAGCTATTACAGAAGATACTTATTCGTATATGTCTGCTTGTTATTATTTATATTTAATTTCAAATAATCAAAAATTTTTGAAAAAAATCATTCAATTAGCTAAGACAAAAAAAGATTTATCAGAACATTCAAAGAGATTAATAGCTGATACTTTTATAATTTTAAAAGATTATAAGATGGCACTTTCTCTTTTGGAAACAATGGATTATGCTTCTGATTTTAAAAAAGGCTTATTGTTAATCAAGTTAAAAGATTATGAAAAGGCTAATTTATTACTAACAAAAGCTTATGAAAGTATTGTAAATTTGAATACTAAAGATAAAATATTGTGGTTTATGGTTTTTAGTAATTTAAAATCAAATAATCTAGAAAAGCTAAATGATAATTTAGATTTGATACAAGAGAGAAAATCTTCATTTGAAGTCAATAAAGAGTTAGAACTTAAAATGTTTTTTAATAAAAATAAATATACGCCAGATGAGTATTTTAAATTTATTACAAAATTTGATTTAAATAGAAAAATTGATTATATTTATTATTTCGCACCATATATTTTCTCAGATAATGAAGAGATTATGTATGATTCTACTAAAGGTTTTATATTTAAAGACAAAAGTAGTTTGGATAATTTAGATGATATGATTTCTTATAATGCATCATTTTTAAAACTTATTAAAAAAGATCCTATACAAAAAGTTGCTGAACTTAAAAAAATGCTAAATAAAGATACTAAGTCATATATTTATTACAATTTGGCATTATCTTATGCCCAAATAGATGATTTTTATAATGCTTTAAAATATTTTGAACAAGCAACAAAACTTAATCCTGGAAATAAATTATATTCTGCAATGACATTAATTACTGCAATTCGTTCTAATGCTACAATTAGCGATAAAGATTATTTAGAAACTAATATCAAATTAAAAAAAGGTATGTATCAATATTTTGGACAAAAAATTTACAATTTAATAATAAATGATAAAATTGGAACTTCAGTAGAACCAAAACATTATTCGAAAACTATTTTTTATGAAGCACTAAATTTTTTACCTAAATTTATTGATGGTACAGCCTCTTTAGATGACCCTTTAGTAAAAGATAATTTTAAAGAACCACTTACTTTTTTATTAAAAGAAGTTATTAAACGAAAAAATGAAAATAATTTTACTTATTTTTCAAGATTACAAGATACTGTTCCTTTAAAAATTAACAATAATTTTCTTGATGGTTCAATACTAATAACCCAATATTATATAGATTTATTAAAGGCTTTGGGTCTGTTTGATAAAGCAGACTTTAGTATGGAAAGTAACATTACACCAACATACTTAAGAACTAAAGCTTTAAAGTTGTTATATGATGGTTATCCTAAAAAAGCTTTAAATCTTATAGAAACTTTGCAAAGCGAATATAAGCTTGAAGATAAATATACTATGTATTTAGTTGTTGCTTGTTATTTAGATGATAATAGATATAACGATGCCTCTGTTCAAATTTCCCTAATAAAAGGTTTATTAAATGATAGTGATGCAGATTTTTTGACAGGTGTACAATTAATTCAAGAGTTAAAAATAAATAGTGCTAAACAATTCTTTTTAAAACCTTATTTAGATGATATGATAGATTTTAAGATTGAAGGTTTTGATAAATTTTTAGAAAGTCTCTAA
- a CDS encoding flagellar hook-basal body complex protein, which produces MIGALWTGISGLSAQQKALDNESHNIANVNTIGYKASRISFADQMYQDKIGKGAKVQDAEKIYTPSGTKSTGVAYDMALKDHGFFAVSNKTSTGTSETYYTRAGNFRMGDNGTLQDAGGNEVQGWAMSPITADDIVSTNANVNVFTNDYSNLIATDIIKHGTYIESYSAKMTDFDQVNKGDDVSVYSGYGIKSKASKENDVKELVKNYKDALSNYNKSPGASSQEAVAQVSQINFLGTEITKEKSKLTVYIDGSPISVEYQVRAARKSDDGTTDLTSIEASQIATYKALADEISKHTGYRAYTITDENIDGKTETGSAIDSFESFDTFTKSTKDKDVLRGMIQIEGMIPGKEFKVTDPSEDSGSGSPVFGSVNGTTSRTVAKEGIGLGGLVSARDALARAISGNQRDVYTMNELNLNGKDSYSFKFSAYDKDLGKTINFGSSINVSPTTNVDTIISNLTSGTSPAVENFNKYFTALNINGNLVIEAKEYDIEFSSELFADSQTYVASASGSSYNFSGQNAILANSQTSYTIEIPQITLSNGQTIPAITASGGTINSPADLDIFKGKLNDIFANQKTTGGAPAKMPYKADIINGNLVITRVTGASGAPAANFPASLTINKIAGGIDKNAVASGRKGAGGEFLEIKTTLDQTSAQNSLQLRLDTLNISDSPFGDFSVDKTGLITMQQDGAKFIIGQVSVALFNNERGLLAVGDNLLKKTTESGEPTYNINNDRTSEIAGGNLELSGANLSESLVNLMVFQRAFEANAKSITTADALLTTLIQLKR; this is translated from the coding sequence ATGATTGGAGCACTATGGACAGGTATTTCGGGTCTGTCAGCACAACAAAAAGCTTTAGACAATGAGTCACATAATATCGCAAATGTTAATACAATAGGTTACAAAGCATCAAGAATTTCTTTTGCCGATCAAATGTACCAAGACAAAATAGGTAAAGGTGCTAAAGTACAAGATGCGGAAAAAATCTATACTCCAAGTGGTACTAAATCTACCGGTGTAGCTTATGATATGGCTCTAAAAGATCATGGATTTTTTGCTGTATCTAATAAAACTTCTACAGGTACTAGTGAAACATATTATACAAGAGCTGGTAACTTTAGAATGGGTGATAATGGTACCTTACAAGATGCGGGAGGAAATGAAGTTCAAGGATGGGCAATGAGTCCAATCACTGCAGACGATATAGTCTCAACAAATGCCAATGTAAATGTTTTCACAAATGATTATTCAAATTTAATAGCAACAGATATAATAAAACATGGTACCTATATTGAATCATATAGTGCAAAAATGACAGATTTTGATCAAGTTAATAAAGGTGACGATGTAAGTGTATATTCTGGATATGGTATAAAAAGTAAGGCTTCTAAAGAGAATGATGTAAAAGAATTAGTTAAAAACTACAAGGATGCTTTATCTAATTATAATAAAAGTCCAGGAGCTAGTTCTCAAGAAGCTGTAGCACAAGTTTCTCAAATTAACTTTTTAGGTACTGAAATAACTAAAGAAAAAAGTAAATTAACTGTATATATTGATGGTAGTCCTATAAGTGTTGAGTATCAGGTTAGAGCTGCTAGAAAATCGGATGATGGAACGACTGACTTAACTTCAATTGAAGCTAGTCAAATAGCTACATATAAAGCATTAGCAGATGAAATATCAAAACATACAGGATATAGAGCATATACTATTACAGATGAAAATATTGATGGAAAGACAGAAACTGGAAGTGCAATAGACTCTTTTGAATCTTTTGATACCTTTACTAAATCTACTAAAGATAAAGATGTTTTACGTGGTATGATTCAAATTGAAGGAATGATTCCAGGAAAAGAGTTTAAAGTAACTGATCCTTCTGAAGATTCTGGTAGTGGTTCTCCTGTTTTTGGATCTGTAAATGGAACTACAAGTAGAACTGTTGCAAAAGAAGGTATAGGACTTGGTGGACTAGTAAGTGCTAGAGATGCTTTAGCTAGGGCCATTAGTGGAAATCAAAGAGATGTTTATACTATGAATGAATTAAATCTAAATGGTAAAGATTCTTATAGTTTTAAATTTAGTGCATATGATAAAGATTTAGGGAAAACAATAAATTTTGGCTCTTCAATTAATGTATCTCCAACGACTAATGTTGATACTATAATTTCAAATCTTACTTCAGGTACAAGTCCTGCTGTAGAAAATTTCAACAAATATTTTACTGCTCTAAATATAAATGGGAATTTGGTAATTGAGGCAAAAGAGTATGATATAGAGTTTAGTTCTGAATTATTTGCAGATTCTCAAACTTATGTCGCAAGTGCTTCTGGATCTTCTTACAACTTCTCGGGACAAAATGCTATTTTGGCAAATTCTCAAACTTCTTATACAATAGAAATACCTCAGATTACATTATCAAACGGACAAACAATTCCTGCAATAACTGCATCAGGTGGTACAATTAATTCTCCAGCTGACTTAGATATATTTAAAGGGAAACTTAATGATATCTTTGCTAATCAAAAAACAACTGGTGGTGCACCTGCTAAAATGCCATACAAAGCAGATATTATTAACGGTAATCTTGTTATTACACGAGTTACAGGTGCTTCGGGTGCTCCTGCTGCTAATTTCCCTGCATCACTTACTATAAATAAAATTGCAGGTGGTATAGATAAAAATGCAGTAGCTTCTGGGAGAAAAGGTGCAGGCGGTGAATTTTTAGAAATCAAAACTACACTTGACCAAACTTCAGCTCAAAATTCGCTGCAATTAAGGCTTGATACTTTAAATATATCAGATTCTCCCTTTGGGGACTTTTCTGTTGATAAAACAGGTCTTATTACTATGCAACAAGATGGTGCAAAATTTATTATTGGACAAGTTTCTGTTGCTTTATTTAATAATGAAAGAGGATTGTTGGCAGTTGGTGATAACCTTTTAAAGAAAACTACAGAAAGTGGTGAGCCAACATATAATATAAATAATGATAGAACTTCTGAAATTGCAGGTGGTAATTTAGAGTTAAGTGGCGCAAATTTAAGTGAAAGTTTAGTAAACTTAATGGTATTCCAAAGAGCATTTGAGGCAAATGCCAAATCAATTACAACTGCAGATGCACTACTAACGACATTAATTCAGTTAAAACGATAA
- a CDS encoding flagellar hook-basal body complex protein yields the protein MNGSLYNSLSGIYAASNYVDVASNNIANINTIAHKEDRISFADQMYQNGIGKGVGAGTVNKSFRQGDVKDTNNQYDFAIQGKGFFILTDPETNLTYYTRAGNFTKSNDGTLVNAQGLDVMGLQTKVISTTSSDGTIIFGDNYTQHLATSIITQEDRTISINAKATDYTKSATDVGVSGNNYKSSDSVISDIELLKTDYNNKLKLLESNPNEVSVPSTLQKTNIVYEDYKADLKNANDALEINIGNFSIEQNYDTDPLTTMKKFADKISDIQGYTASFDEATNTLTIDNLVAGRTSKVSIPIITSTTGVISDTPAVKGSGLAMVESSRDALNKAVQLANAQFLDVQNGIPAPNQPTLELESINLQPTKIGLASYNDDTDFSVTSDGILLLTQGSNTYIAGRISTAYFPDEQSLNPEGDNLYTQTKESGEAKNADTLNTVVSHSVEASNINVATALTKLIIAQRAFEASSKAITTSDSFLDTAIKLKTT from the coding sequence ATGAATGGTAGTTTATACAACAGTTTATCAGGTATTTATGCAGCATCTAATTATGTAGATGTTGCTTCAAACAATATTGCTAATATAAACACCATTGCACATAAAGAAGATAGAATATCTTTTGCTGACCAAATGTATCAAAATGGAATAGGGAAAGGTGTTGGAGCAGGGACAGTTAATAAATCTTTTAGACAAGGTGATGTTAAAGATACAAATAATCAATATGATTTTGCAATACAAGGTAAAGGTTTCTTTATTTTAACTGATCCTGAGACTAATTTAACATATTACACAAGAGCTGGGAATTTTACAAAATCTAATGATGGTACTTTAGTAAATGCTCAAGGATTAGATGTAATGGGCCTTCAAACTAAAGTTATTTCTACTACATCTTCTGATGGCACAATTATTTTTGGAGATAATTATACCCAACATTTAGCTACGTCAATAATAACGCAAGAAGATAGAACTATCTCAATAAATGCAAAGGCAACTGATTATACTAAAAGTGCAACAGATGTAGGTGTTTCTGGGAATAATTATAAATCTTCAGATTCTGTTATTTCAGATATAGAGTTATTAAAAACTGATTATAATAATAAATTAAAGTTATTGGAGTCAAATCCAAATGAAGTTTCAGTTCCTTCAACATTGCAAAAAACAAATATTGTTTATGAAGATTATAAAGCAGATTTAAAAAATGCAAATGACGCCTTAGAAATAAATATAGGAAATTTTTCTATTGAACAAAATTATGATACTGATCCTTTAACTACAATGAAAAAGTTTGCAGATAAAATTTCTGATATACAAGGATATACTGCCTCTTTTGATGAAGCTACAAATACACTTACAATTGATAATTTAGTTGCAGGACGAACTTCAAAAGTAAGTATACCAATAATTACTTCAACTACTGGTGTAATTTCAGATACTCCTGCGGTTAAGGGATCTGGTCTTGCTATGGTTGAGTCTTCAAGAGATGCTTTAAATAAAGCTGTTCAATTAGCAAATGCTCAGTTTTTGGATGTTCAAAATGGTATCCCAGCTCCAAATCAGCCTACTTTAGAGTTAGAATCTATTAATTTACAACCAACAAAGATAGGACTTGCATCATATAATGATGATACTGATTTTAGTGTTACTTCTGATGGTATTTTATTATTAACACAAGGGAGTAATACTTATATTGCCGGGAGAATATCAACTGCATATTTCCCTGATGAACAGAGTTTAAATCCAGAAGGTGATAACTTATATACGCAAACGAAAGAATCAGGGGAAGCAAAAAATGCTGATACTTTGAATACAGTAGTTTCTCATAGTGTTGAAGCTAGTAACATAAATGTAGCGACAGCATTAACAAAATTAATTATTGCACAAAGAGCTTTTGAGGCAAGTTCAAAAGCAATTACAACATCTGATAGTTTTTTAGACACGGCAATTAAACTTAAAACTACATAA
- a CDS encoding flagellar hook assembly protein FlgD yields the protein MATTEVSSVTDANGQQYTQAISNDKLTNEDFLKLMLEQMKQQDPTKPQDSQNMLNQQMQMSSIQTNLDMSNSMKALQATFQQSSLSNATNLINKIVDTGEVDDNGILKSYAVSGVEIIDGEVYANGNQLLAKGDDGKYQVDPEITRIPYSSILAIH from the coding sequence ATGGCAACTACAGAAGTAAGCAGTGTTACAGATGCTAATGGTCAACAATACACACAAGCTATAAGTAATGATAAACTTACAAATGAAGATTTTTTGAAGTTAATGCTAGAACAAATGAAGCAACAAGATCCAACGAAACCACAGGATTCACAAAATATGCTTAATCAGCAAATGCAAATGTCAAGTATTCAAACAAACTTAGACATGTCTAATTCTATGAAAGCCTTACAAGCTACATTTCAACAATCTTCTTTGTCAAATGCAACTAATCTTATTAATAAAATAGTTGATACTGGTGAAGTTGATGATAATGGTATTTTAAAATCTTATGCGGTTAGTGGTGTTGAAATTATAGATGGTGAAGTTTATGCAAACGGTAATCAACTTTTAGCAAAGGGTGATGATGGAAAGTATCAAGTTGATCCAGAAATAACAAGAATCCCTTATAGTAGTATATTAGCAATCCACTAA
- a CDS encoding FliM/FliN family flagellar motor switch protein, translating into MEINDRAYDLLVDTQITVDVMLGSANITIKDFLDLGEGDILSLDKAAGAGGDIYVNSRIIGTGDIIVIDEKLAVRVQDAMDSDNVVRYFFDENML; encoded by the coding sequence ATGGAAATTAATGATAGAGCATACGATCTTTTAGTTGATACACAAATCACCGTGGATGTGATGCTTGGTAGTGCAAATATTACTATTAAAGATTTTCTAGATTTGGGAGAAGGTGACATATTATCACTTGATAAAGCAGCAGGAGCTGGTGGTGACATATATGTTAACAGTAGAATTATTGGTACTGGAGATATTATAGTTATTGATGAAAAATTAGCAGTAAGAGTTCAAGATGCTATGGATTCAGATAACGTTGTAAGATATTTCTTTGACGAAAATATGTTATAG
- a CDS encoding FliH/SctL family protein: protein MEKNNVYSNAKVIKSKDGIENFQLGTFLNTGEITQNDQMQKIAKLDEKQISINGDQILAEIKALAGTIAAVQQKVDGLEHIGLAGGKDIDHQVVQAIKDLKHYAAFFEQATFQLETKILRTSISIAQKIISVEIGENSAKIAKETIHNILDKIKTASKVKIHLNPRDFELLKNDLNLEGTHISLVQDGNVTAGGVVIASDLGNFDGNIEAKVNSMLESLDSIL, encoded by the coding sequence ATGGAAAAAAACAATGTATACTCTAATGCAAAAGTAATTAAATCAAAAGATGGGATTGAAAACTTTCAATTAGGGACTTTTTTAAATACTGGTGAAATTACTCAAAATGATCAAATGCAAAAGATTGCAAAATTAGATGAGAAACAAATTAGTATTAATGGTGATCAAATATTAGCTGAGATAAAAGCACTTGCTGGAACAATTGCTGCTGTTCAACAAAAAGTTGATGGCTTAGAGCATATTGGATTAGCAGGTGGTAAAGATATAGACCATCAAGTAGTTCAGGCTATAAAAGATTTGAAACATTATGCAGCTTTTTTTGAACAAGCAACCTTTCAATTAGAAACAAAGATTCTAAGAACATCTATTTCAATAGCACAAAAAATCATCTCAGTAGAAATAGGTGAAAATTCAGCAAAAATTGCAAAAGAGACTATTCATAATATATTAGACAAAATAAAAACTGCTTCAAAAGTAAAAATCCATCTAAATCCTAGGGATTTTGAACTTTTAAAAAATGACTTAAATCTTGAAGGAACTCATATATCTTTAGTACAAGATGGAAATGTAACTGCTGGTGGTGTTGTAATTGCAAGCGACCTTGGAAATTTTGATGGAAATATAGAGGCAAAAGTAAACTCAATGCTTGAATCACTCGATTCAATATTGTAA
- the fliG gene encoding flagellar motor switch protein FliG, with protein sequence MENPLEHELTKGMPMLQKVATFFVLIGEEATVKIFQHLPRHIVENISTAITQLGSIDKDTSLAILEEFHLYTRTKGFISSGGYDYAKDLLYKSLGKSDADEILAKLSKMQLASQSFNYLDAINPKQLADFIKEESPQTIAVILAHMNANGAADVLNQLDEDVKVKVTMQMATIKDVSPDVVRTISIVLEKKLESLLSSIVDVGGVKVVADMLNRMGPKSQDILKNINGVDTALATKIKENMFVFEDLLALDKDDIMKILQNVEMAEVAVAMKNATEDDLAVVRSAMSQRASDRFQEEFEMLTKVKIKDIESAQRKMLDAAQKLIEEGVIEREVE encoded by the coding sequence ATGGAAAATCCATTAGAGCATGAGCTTACTAAGGGAATGCCAATGCTACAAAAAGTGGCTACCTTTTTTGTATTAATTGGAGAAGAAGCAACTGTTAAGATTTTCCAACATTTACCAAGGCATATAGTTGAAAATATTTCTACTGCTATTACACAATTAGGATCAATTGATAAAGATACTTCATTAGCTATTTTAGAAGAGTTTCATTTATATACTAGAACAAAAGGGTTTATTAGTTCTGGTGGATATGATTATGCAAAAGATCTTCTATATAAATCTTTAGGTAAAAGTGATGCAGATGAAATCTTAGCTAAATTATCTAAAATGCAACTAGCTTCACAGTCATTTAATTACCTTGATGCTATTAATCCAAAACAGTTAGCTGACTTTATTAAAGAAGAATCTCCACAAACAATTGCTGTTATCTTGGCTCATATGAATGCAAATGGTGCTGCTGATGTTTTAAATCAGTTAGATGAAGACGTGAAAGTAAAAGTTACAATGCAAATGGCTACAATAAAAGATGTATCTCCAGATGTTGTAAGAACTATTTCTATAGTTTTAGAAAAAAAGTTAGAATCACTTTTATCTTCTATTGTAGATGTTGGTGGAGTAAAAGTTGTTGCTGATATGTTAAATAGAATGGGACCTAAATCTCAAGATATACTTAAAAATATCAATGGTGTAGATACAGCCTTAGCAACAAAAATAAAAGAGAATATGTTTGTCTTTGAAGATTTACTTGCTTTAGATAAAGATGATATAATGAAAATACTTCAAAATGTTGAAATGGCAGAAGTTGCAGTTGCAATGAAAAATGCAACAGAAGATGATCTTGCAGTTGTTAGAAGTGCAATGTCTCAAAGAGCTAGTGATAGATTCCAAGAAGAGTTTGAAATGCTTACAAAAGTCAAAATCAAAGATATTGAATCTGCTCAGAGAAAAATGCTTGATGCCGCCCAAAAACTTATTGAAGAGGGTGTAATTGAAAGGGAAGTAGAATAA